The following are from one region of the Phormidium sp. PBR-2020 genome:
- a CDS encoding SWIM zinc finger family protein: MAGQSKTWWGQKFIEALESFCDPNRLRRGRSYANPRKIINFERDKGDILAHVRGSVNPYFGVYKEPLYATEVKIVPIPKKDWTKIIQKLSTNASFVSRLLLNEIPENIEDCFEEAGYNFLPHSSRDFQTNCTCPDWSNPCKHIAGVCYWLAEELDHDPFLLFELRGLSRDALQKELKKTPLGKALASGLVEDKLEPEPVESYSTVPQTKAVPNSISLKEFWLGSQRIPEAPPSRGGAQVSGIVVKKQGDNPEFWDGDRSFLETMDEIYERVRTKYKNVF; encoded by the coding sequence ATGGCTGGACAAAGCAAAACCTGGTGGGGACAAAAATTTATTGAAGCCTTAGAATCGTTTTGCGACCCCAATCGTTTAAGGCGGGGTCGCTCCTATGCGAATCCTCGCAAAATCATCAATTTTGAGAGAGACAAAGGAGATATTTTGGCTCATGTTCGTGGCTCTGTGAATCCTTATTTTGGAGTCTATAAAGAACCCCTTTACGCCACTGAAGTTAAAATTGTTCCTATTCCCAAAAAAGACTGGACTAAAATTATCCAGAAACTCTCCACCAACGCCAGTTTTGTCTCTCGGCTACTTCTGAACGAAATACCAGAAAATATCGAGGACTGCTTTGAAGAGGCGGGATATAATTTCCTTCCCCACAGTTCTCGGGACTTCCAAACCAACTGCACCTGTCCCGACTGGTCGAATCCTTGTAAACATATTGCCGGGGTTTGTTATTGGCTGGCGGAAGAACTCGACCATGACCCATTTTTGCTATTTGAACTGCGAGGTTTAAGCCGAGATGCTTTGCAGAAGGAACTCAAGAAAACTCCCTTAGGAAAAGCCTTGGCGAGTGGCTTAGTAGAGGATAAACTTGAGCCAGAACCTGTGGAGAGTTATAGCACTGTTCCCCAAACAAAAGCCGTCCCCAATTCTATTAGTTTAAAAGAATTTTGGCTCGGGTCTCAACGGATTCCCGAAGCTCCTCCCAGTCGTGGTGGCGCGCAAGTCTCAGGAATTGTGGTGAAGAAACAGGGAGATAATCCGGAGTTTTGGGATGGCGATCGCTCCTTTTTAGAAACCATGGACGAAATCTATGAACGAGTCCGGACTAAGTATAAAAACGTGTTTTGA
- a CDS encoding DEAD/DEAH box helicase, protein MTKVLHGTWIPEDGDGFVQEGAFYIWVESQDKLKRKNGPGIHPFHLSDKALEEFVHDNLGMHDAPRRIGYRLQPQYFLLPSRDNQPLLSWELATYLEAELEQAFEFQFWQILCYRLETITAINTSVKTEICNAIATLNDLHFFCLYHSDEFQLGADLLFWYHYSQAFRDIILKDQYIPSFKYHITQPKSRKKRKPFAIYAGWEIVSPHYESLIETYAPAMPIACGSGWSKPPKHPEFHDSETLLRHFSECIITQLASRFQTTKKLNDQLSKTVLNSCVTPGQILEPLDPPEEFLETYTTWQAWRNKILQSYQGLPFNLYIQLISPEDPDDPWFLNFLVSPKADPSLRVELADYWQGKSSQQQVLRQQLGDNFEAELLINLGYAARMYPKLWDGLETPEPVGVRLTSEEAWEFLHESAWVLEDADYKVLLPAWWTPSGRRRAKLRLKASSSSQSAGNSSNKSYLNAEQLVKYQYELAIGDETVSREEWQKLVEAKQPLIQFRGEWVELDLAQMEKTLKFWDEQGKDEQSMTLMELLQRQAESDEALEVERDSTLERMLQQLTDKTAVTPIEVLDGFEGTLRDYQKRGVAWLSFLEQVGLNGCLADDMGLGKTIQVIARLIQERQDEARVQPTLLIAPTSVLGNWQKEVSRFAPQLRTQVHHGGSRVQESKAFKQAAAEVDVLITSYTLVRKDANLFNGVDWQRIVLDEAQNIKNPKTAQTKAILKLKAQHRLALTGTPVENRLLDLWSIFNFLNPGYLGTQNKFRKSFEVPIQRNNSLRQATTLKKLVEPFILRRLKTDKSIIKDLPDKIEQKVYCNLTKEQASLYEAVVKEVEKSLVESEGIQRKGLILSTLTRLKQICNHPRQFLQDESEFSPGRSHKLSRLTDMLDEVIAEGESVLIFTQFRDIGDAMEQYLRHSCRYPTYYIHGATSRQRRDRMIQEFQNPDTPPSIFILSLKAGGVGITLTKANHVFHFDRWWNPAVENQATDRAFRIGQEKNVFVHKFVTLGSLEERIDQMIEDKQKLAESVVGSDESWLTELDNDTFRDLIALNRNAVL, encoded by the coding sequence ATGACCAAGGTTTTACATGGAACCTGGATTCCCGAAGACGGGGACGGCTTTGTTCAAGAGGGAGCCTTTTATATCTGGGTAGAAAGCCAAGACAAACTCAAAAGGAAAAACGGCCCGGGAATTCATCCGTTTCACCTCTCGGACAAAGCCTTGGAGGAGTTTGTTCATGATAACCTCGGCATGCATGATGCTCCCAGACGAATTGGTTACCGTCTTCAACCTCAATACTTTTTACTCCCCAGTCGCGACAATCAACCGCTTCTCTCTTGGGAATTAGCAACCTATTTAGAAGCCGAGTTAGAGCAAGCATTTGAGTTTCAATTTTGGCAGATTCTCTGTTACCGTCTCGAAACGATTACCGCAATCAATACCTCCGTCAAAACGGAAATTTGTAATGCGATCGCCACCCTCAACGACCTCCATTTCTTCTGCCTCTATCACAGTGACGAGTTTCAACTTGGGGCAGACTTACTCTTTTGGTATCACTATAGCCAAGCCTTTCGAGATATTATCTTAAAAGACCAATATATTCCCAGTTTTAAATATCATATCACCCAGCCCAAAAGCCGCAAAAAACGGAAACCTTTTGCCATTTATGCCGGCTGGGAGATTGTCTCGCCCCACTATGAAAGCCTCATCGAAACCTATGCCCCAGCCATGCCGATCGCCTGTGGTTCTGGATGGTCTAAGCCCCCCAAACATCCAGAATTTCACGATTCCGAGACCCTGCTGCGGCATTTCAGCGAATGTATTATCACCCAGCTTGCCAGTCGCTTTCAGACTACGAAAAAACTGAACGACCAGCTCTCAAAAACCGTGTTAAACTCCTGTGTGACCCCAGGGCAAATCCTAGAGCCTCTTGACCCACCCGAGGAGTTTTTAGAAACCTATACAACCTGGCAGGCTTGGCGCAATAAAATTCTTCAGAGTTATCAAGGCTTACCCTTCAATCTTTACATTCAACTGATTTCTCCAGAAGACCCCGATGACCCCTGGTTTCTCAATTTCTTAGTCTCCCCCAAAGCCGACCCCTCCCTGCGAGTTGAGTTAGCCGACTATTGGCAAGGAAAATCCTCCCAACAACAAGTCCTGCGCCAGCAATTAGGGGATAACTTCGAGGCAGAACTGTTGATAAATTTAGGCTATGCCGCGCGGATGTATCCCAAACTCTGGGACGGATTAGAAACCCCAGAACCTGTTGGGGTGCGACTAACGAGTGAAGAGGCTTGGGAATTTTTACATGAAAGCGCCTGGGTGTTGGAAGATGCCGATTACAAAGTCTTGCTTCCCGCCTGGTGGACTCCTTCGGGACGGCGACGGGCCAAACTGCGCCTCAAGGCCTCCAGTAGCAGTCAATCGGCGGGAAACAGTAGCAACAAAAGCTATCTCAACGCTGAACAACTGGTGAAATATCAGTATGAATTGGCCATTGGTGACGAAACCGTCAGTCGAGAGGAATGGCAAAAACTGGTTGAGGCCAAGCAACCCCTAATTCAGTTTCGCGGTGAGTGGGTGGAACTGGACTTGGCGCAAATGGAGAAAACCCTGAAATTTTGGGATGAACAGGGAAAAGACGAGCAATCCATGACCTTGATGGAGTTATTGCAACGTCAGGCTGAGTCCGATGAAGCCTTAGAGGTGGAACGGGATTCCACCCTAGAACGGATGTTACAGCAACTGACCGATAAAACTGCGGTGACTCCCATCGAGGTGTTAGACGGGTTTGAGGGAACCCTAAGAGACTATCAGAAGCGAGGGGTGGCTTGGTTGAGTTTCCTCGAACAAGTGGGACTCAATGGCTGTTTGGCCGATGATATGGGGTTAGGGAAGACGATTCAGGTGATTGCGCGGTTGATTCAGGAACGGCAAGATGAAGCCAGGGTTCAGCCAACGCTGTTGATTGCACCCACGTCAGTGTTAGGGAATTGGCAGAAAGAGGTGAGCCGATTTGCCCCCCAACTTCGCACTCAGGTGCATCATGGGGGAAGCCGGGTTCAGGAGAGTAAGGCGTTTAAGCAAGCGGCGGCGGAGGTGGATGTGCTGATTACGTCCTATACTCTGGTGCGTAAGGATGCCAACCTGTTTAATGGGGTGGATTGGCAGCGTATTGTCCTGGATGAAGCGCAAAATATCAAGAATCCCAAAACGGCCCAAACGAAGGCAATTTTGAAACTCAAGGCACAACATCGGCTGGCCTTGACGGGAACTCCGGTGGAAAACCGTCTGCTGGATTTATGGTCGATTTTTAATTTCCTCAATCCGGGCTATTTAGGGACACAAAATAAGTTTCGCAAGTCGTTTGAGGTTCCCATTCAACGCAATAATAGTCTGCGGCAAGCCACGACGTTGAAGAAGTTGGTAGAACCCTTTATTTTGCGGCGGTTGAAAACTGATAAGTCAATCATTAAGGATTTGCCGGATAAGATTGAGCAAAAAGTCTATTGTAATTTGACGAAGGAGCAGGCATCGTTGTATGAAGCGGTTGTTAAGGAGGTGGAGAAAAGTTTAGTTGAGAGCGAGGGGATTCAACGCAAGGGGTTGATTTTATCGACGCTGACCCGATTGAAGCAGATTTGCAATCATCCGCGTCAATTTTTGCAGGATGAGAGTGAGTTTAGTCCGGGGCGATCGCACAAACTCTCTCGTTTAACAGATATGCTCGATGAAGTCATCGCTGAGGGAGAAAGTGTGCTGATTTTTACGCAGTTTCGCGACATCGGTGATGCCATGGAACAGTATTTACGTCATAGTTGCCGCTATCCCACCTATTATATCCATGGGGCTACGAGTCGTCAGCGGCGCGATCGCATGATTCAAGAGTTCCAAAATCCTGATACTCCTCCCTCCATTTTCATTCTCTCCTTAAAAGCCGGGGGGGTGGGAATTACCCTAACCAAAGCTAATCATGTCTTCCACTTTGATCGCTGGTGGAACCCCGCCGTCGAAAACCAAGCCACGGACCGGGCCTTTCGCATTGGTCAAGAGAAAAACGTGTTTGTTCATAAATTTGTTACCCTAGGCTCATTAGAGGAACGAATCGACCAAATGATTGAGGACAAACAAAAGTTAGCCGAGTCCGTCGTTGGGTCGGACGAGTCCTGGCTTACGGAATTAGATAACGACACCTTTAGAGACCTAATTGCCCTCAATCGAAATGCCGTTCTGTAA
- a CDS encoding glycosyltransferase, whose translation MSSPLVSLITPCYNDKRYIRQALESVQQSNYPNIEHFVIDDGSTDGTADYLEELRSQFSFYLVKSAKHIGVAAARNLAISLSKGKYILPLDSDNYLSSGYVETLVTQAEQLPEKYCPLYPTMVLFGEAKNTIPAQPWSVDKLLKSPFIHVNSLFSRKAFEAAGGFDPNLGLFEDYDLFIAMALKGFVGYPVPEATLHYRIRKDGVVDHFNQRGGETQKQRCRRYIFRKRQGEFERLKLDSHPQVSIHLRGISRKLVNESLSTRLLYLIPPDANRVVEIGCQTGEMGEAYKRINPHGTYIGIDERPEELNSAKSRLDQVFQTSLSQIANVAIAPGSVDCVVISKNLAQLAEPVKLLQTIRLWLKPGGQVSCAVPNPHYWQAILGLLQGKHQDTLDVDDVQKIFTAANLQLFEMERYGGVSEDAKAFQEKLKPVLDAYKIPLANYEKRNTTEAYLVRAWKGEQLLKRLFVQTVMISTMASDQVRVYQPDRCIRTIPGVRTDAQLYNVSLNAALPGEEKVFIWQRSRLTKADAVTKQRQLIEAGYLIVVEIDDDPRFWPEHIEEDFITYRSCHCIQTSTEPLAEFLRQFNPYVKVFPNQLPELPPAREYRQDGRMTVFFGALNRERDWQPLVDRINRVLEPLGDRVQVQVVHDQKFFQALETPHKQFEPTCSYHRYHELLRQADLALLPLNYTEFNSMKSDLKFIECAGQGVTVLASPTVYAASVQEGQTGVIYETLDQFEQKFRRLVTDTPWRRQLAQNAYNWVRDQRLLSLHYRERVAWYWQMRSRLPELNEALRQRVPEIFR comes from the coding sequence ATGTCTTCTCCCCTAGTTAGTCTCATTACCCCCTGCTACAACGATAAACGTTATATTCGTCAAGCCTTAGAATCCGTCCAACAATCTAATTATCCCAATATCGAGCATTTCGTAATTGATGATGGCTCAACAGATGGGACAGCCGACTATTTGGAGGAGTTGCGATCGCAGTTTTCCTTTTATCTCGTCAAATCCGCCAAGCATATCGGAGTCGCGGCTGCCCGTAATTTAGCAATTTCTTTATCAAAAGGCAAATATATTTTGCCCCTAGATTCCGATAATTATTTGAGTTCCGGCTATGTTGAAACCTTGGTCACTCAAGCGGAACAACTGCCAGAAAAATATTGCCCCCTCTACCCTACAATGGTGTTGTTTGGAGAGGCTAAGAATACAATTCCGGCTCAACCTTGGTCTGTAGATAAACTCCTCAAATCTCCTTTTATTCATGTTAACTCTCTCTTTTCTCGCAAAGCCTTTGAGGCAGCAGGAGGATTTGACCCCAATTTAGGGTTATTCGAGGATTATGACCTGTTTATTGCCATGGCCTTAAAGGGATTTGTGGGATATCCTGTGCCGGAAGCAACGCTACATTATCGAATCCGTAAAGATGGCGTGGTTGACCATTTTAATCAACGGGGTGGAGAAACGCAAAAACAGCGATGTCGCCGCTATATTTTTCGCAAGCGTCAAGGGGAGTTCGAACGCCTCAAACTTGACAGCCATCCCCAAGTATCGATTCACTTACGGGGAATTAGCCGTAAACTTGTCAATGAAAGCCTGAGTACTCGCCTCTTATATCTGATTCCCCCTGATGCGAACCGGGTGGTGGAGATTGGTTGTCAAACGGGTGAGATGGGGGAAGCGTATAAACGGATTAACCCTCATGGAACTTATATTGGCATCGATGAGCGGCCAGAAGAACTCAATAGCGCCAAATCTCGTCTTGATCAGGTGTTTCAGACGTCATTATCCCAGATTGCTAATGTGGCGATCGCCCCAGGTTCAGTCGATTGTGTAGTTATTTCTAAAAACTTAGCGCAGTTAGCGGAACCCGTCAAATTGTTGCAAACCATTCGCCTCTGGCTAAAACCTGGAGGACAGGTGAGTTGTGCAGTTCCCAATCCTCACTATTGGCAAGCAATTCTAGGATTACTGCAAGGTAAGCATCAGGATACATTAGATGTCGATGATGTGCAGAAAATCTTTACTGCTGCCAATTTACAATTGTTTGAGATGGAGCGTTATGGAGGTGTTAGTGAAGACGCTAAAGCTTTTCAGGAGAAATTAAAACCTGTTTTAGATGCCTATAAAATCCCTCTAGCAAATTATGAAAAACGCAACACAACAGAAGCCTATTTAGTACGAGCGTGGAAGGGGGAACAACTTCTAAAACGACTGTTTGTGCAGACGGTGATGATTTCTACCATGGCCTCGGATCAGGTGCGGGTGTATCAACCCGATCGCTGTATTCGCACGATTCCGGGGGTTCGCACCGATGCCCAACTCTATAATGTGAGTTTGAATGCAGCGTTACCGGGGGAAGAAAAGGTCTTTATTTGGCAGCGATCGCGCCTGACAAAAGCCGATGCAGTGACTAAACAACGGCAATTGATTGAGGCGGGATATTTGATTGTGGTGGAGATAGATGATGATCCACGTTTCTGGCCCGAACATATTGAAGAGGATTTCATTACCTATCGCAGTTGTCACTGTATCCAAACCTCCACCGAACCCCTAGCGGAGTTTTTGCGTCAGTTCAACCCCTACGTCAAGGTGTTCCCCAATCAACTCCCAGAACTCCCCCCAGCGCGAGAGTACCGCCAGGATGGCCGCATGACCGTATTTTTTGGCGCCTTGAACCGAGAACGGGATTGGCAGCCTTTGGTTGATAGAATAAATCGAGTCCTCGAACCCTTGGGCGATCGCGTGCAAGTGCAGGTGGTTCACGATCAAAAGTTCTTTCAGGCCTTGGAGACTCCCCATAAGCAGTTTGAACCCACCTGTTCCTATCACCGCTATCATGAACTGCTGCGCCAGGCGGATTTAGCCCTGCTTCCCCTGAACTACACCGAGTTCAACTCCATGAAGTCGGATCTTAAGTTTATCGAATGTGCGGGACAGGGAGTGACCGTATTGGCCAGTCCGACGGTTTACGCTGCGTCGGTGCAGGAGGGACAAACTGGGGTAATATACGAAACCCTGGATCAGTTTGAGCAGAAGTTCCGCCGTCTGGTGACAGATACCCCCTGGCGGCGACAACTGGCCCAAAACGCCTATAACTGGGTTCGTGATCAGCGGCTATTATCGCTCCATTATCGAGAGCGAGTCGCCTGGTATTGGCAGATGCGATCGCGCCTCCCGGAACTGAACGAGGCCTTACGTCAACGGGTTCCTGAGATTTTCCGCTAA
- the recF gene encoding DNA replication/repair protein RecF produces the protein MYLKSLNLQAFRNYTAQTVNFTAPKTILVGNNAQGKSNLLESVALLSTLKSQRATSDRELVQNDAAMGQIRGGLERLTGEIDLEIRLRRSGRRTVCVDRQACRRQLDFLGLLNVVEFSSLDLDLVRGSPDDRRRWLDGLVIQLEPLYAHLLKDYGQILRHRNALLKQYRGRSQVGDEAMRSVLDFQLATAGARVMRRRWRAIQRIAPLAQRWHQEISGQTECLSVDYAPQVQDIPDFNDAEAVRQGFLQQLRDRHLAEQHQGTTLTGPHRDEVMLSINQTPARRYGSQGQQRTLVLALKLSELQLIEAVVGEPPVLLLDDVLAELDLQRQNQLLETIEDRFQTLISTTHLGAFDTQWLRSSQVLRVCGGQIEVPEAVQPSLGAS, from the coding sequence GTGTATTTGAAGTCCCTGAATCTGCAAGCTTTCCGCAACTATACGGCGCAAACGGTGAACTTTACGGCACCGAAAACGATTCTGGTGGGGAATAACGCTCAGGGAAAGTCGAATCTCCTAGAAAGTGTGGCCCTGCTGTCGACTCTGAAAAGCCAACGGGCCACCAGCGATCGCGAGTTGGTGCAAAACGACGCCGCTATGGGGCAAATTCGCGGTGGCCTCGAACGCCTCACCGGGGAGATTGACTTAGAAATTCGGCTGCGGCGATCGGGCCGACGCACAGTCTGTGTCGATCGCCAAGCCTGTCGCCGTCAATTGGATTTCCTGGGATTACTCAACGTCGTGGAGTTTTCCAGCCTGGATTTGGACTTAGTGCGCGGTTCCCCAGATGATCGTCGCCGCTGGCTGGATGGCTTGGTGATCCAACTCGAACCCCTCTACGCCCATCTGTTGAAGGACTATGGCCAAATTCTCCGTCATCGCAATGCCCTATTGAAACAGTATCGTGGCCGCTCCCAAGTTGGCGATGAGGCCATGCGTTCTGTCTTAGACTTCCAACTGGCGACAGCGGGGGCCCGCGTCATGCGACGACGTTGGCGAGCGATACAGCGAATTGCGCCTCTAGCCCAACGGTGGCATCAAGAGATTAGTGGCCAAACCGAGTGTTTGTCCGTTGACTATGCTCCCCAGGTGCAAGATATCCCCGATTTCAACGATGCTGAGGCGGTACGTCAAGGATTTTTGCAGCAATTGCGCGATCGCCACCTCGCCGAACAACACCAAGGAACCACCCTCACCGGCCCCCACCGAGACGAAGTGATGCTCTCAATCAATCAAACCCCGGCCCGACGCTATGGTTCCCAAGGCCAACAGCGGACTCTGGTGTTAGCCCTGAAACTCTCAGAATTACAACTAATTGAGGCGGTTGTCGGGGAACCGCCGGTGTTACTCCTCGATGATGTTTTAGCGGAGTTGGATCTGCAACGACAAAATCAACTCCTCGAAACCATTGAGGATCGCTTCCAAACCCTCATCTCAACCACCCACCTGGGAGCCTTTGATACTCAGTGGCTCAGGAGTTCTCAGGTGTTGCGGGTTTGTGGGGGGCAGATTGAAGTGCCAGAGGCGGTTCAACCCTCCCTGGGCGCGTCATGA
- a CDS encoding response regulator transcription factor, translating to MPRILVIDDDPAISELVAINLEMAGYEVSQAEDGVKAQALAMQLVPDLIVLDLMLPKVDGFTVCQRLRRDDRTADVPILMLTALGQTQEKVEGFNAGADDYMTKPFEIEEMLARVRALLRRTDRIPQAAKHTEILNYGSLTLVPERFEAIWFNKTVKLTHLEFELLHCLLQRHGQTVSPSEILKEVWGYDPDDDIETIRVHIRHLRTKLEPDPRHPKYIKTVYGAGYCLELPGNEYTEEGVSGLSSESKG from the coding sequence ATGCCCCGGATACTCGTCATTGACGATGACCCCGCAATTTCTGAACTGGTTGCCATCAACCTAGAAATGGCGGGGTATGAAGTGAGCCAAGCTGAAGACGGTGTCAAAGCTCAGGCCTTGGCAATGCAGTTAGTGCCTGATCTGATTGTTTTAGATTTGATGCTGCCGAAGGTCGATGGGTTTACCGTCTGTCAGCGGTTACGTCGTGACGATCGCACGGCCGATGTTCCCATTCTCATGCTCACCGCCTTGGGGCAAACCCAGGAGAAAGTTGAGGGGTTTAACGCGGGTGCTGATGACTACATGACGAAACCCTTTGAGATTGAGGAGATGTTGGCGCGAGTTCGGGCCCTATTGCGACGTACTGATCGCATCCCCCAAGCCGCCAAACATACGGAAATCCTCAATTATGGCTCGTTGACTCTGGTTCCTGAGCGATTTGAAGCGATTTGGTTCAATAAGACCGTCAAACTGACTCATCTGGAGTTTGAACTCCTCCATTGTCTGTTGCAACGTCACGGACAGACGGTGTCCCCCAGTGAGATCCTCAAGGAAGTCTGGGGCTATGATCCTGATGATGATATCGAGACAATTCGGGTGCATATTCGTCATTTACGCACCAAGTTGGAGCCAGATCCTCGCCATCCCAAGTATATTAAGACGGTGTATGGGGCGGGCTATTGTTTGGAGTTACCTGGAAATGAATACACCGAGGAGGGTGTCTCGGGACTGTCCTCGGAGTCGAAAGGTTAA
- the hppD gene encoding 4-hydroxyphenylpyruvate dioxygenase — protein MVQIDHVHFYVDQARIWRDWFVHILGFQSQPALITPDSQVEILNTDHLKVCLSAPRRPNSPVAQFLQKHPPGVADIALRVQNLAEICAHPKVRVLIPPHRSSEGELTAQIAAWGSLRHTLIEKLELEKLEGPSEEPVRKSGTGGPVGAIDHSVLNVPSGTLQAAVDWYCDVLGFTPQQQFTIATARSSLHSQVLVHPDSGVQLPVNEPTSPNSQIQEFLDHNRGAGIQHIALNTPDILHWVPRLRQLGLSFLKVPGTYYEGLRQKPGFCLRESEWRQLVEAEILVDWNDATYPALLLQTFTEPIFQQPTFFFELIERRSVQVQGQSITAQGFGEGNFQALFEAVEQQQLQRKGDR, from the coding sequence ATGGTACAAATCGACCACGTTCACTTCTACGTCGACCAGGCCCGAATTTGGCGTGACTGGTTTGTTCATATCCTCGGGTTTCAGTCTCAGCCTGCACTGATCACCCCAGATTCTCAAGTTGAGATCCTCAACACCGATCATCTCAAGGTCTGTCTGTCGGCTCCTCGCCGCCCCAATAGCCCCGTTGCCCAGTTTTTGCAAAAACACCCTCCGGGGGTGGCTGACATCGCTCTCAGGGTGCAAAATCTGGCGGAAATTTGCGCTCATCCTAAAGTGAGGGTCTTAATCCCGCCGCATCGTTCCTCGGAGGGAGAACTCACCGCGCAAATCGCCGCCTGGGGATCGTTACGACATACCCTAATTGAGAAACTTGAACTTGAGAAACTTGAGGGGCCATCTGAAGAACCGGTGAGGAAATCGGGGACTGGGGGCCCTGTGGGGGCGATCGATCATAGTGTTCTCAACGTACCCTCGGGAACACTACAAGCGGCCGTCGATTGGTATTGTGATGTCTTGGGCTTTACCCCACAACAGCAATTTACCATCGCCACGGCGCGATCGTCGCTCCATTCCCAAGTCTTGGTTCACCCCGATAGCGGTGTTCAGCTTCCCGTTAACGAACCGACTTCCCCCAACTCACAAATTCAGGAATTTCTGGATCACAATCGCGGGGCCGGGATTCAACATATCGCCCTGAATACCCCGGATATTCTGCATTGGGTTCCCCGACTCCGACAGTTGGGGCTATCCTTTCTTAAGGTTCCTGGAACCTATTATGAGGGTCTACGTCAGAAACCGGGGTTTTGTCTGAGGGAATCAGAATGGCGGCAACTGGTTGAGGCAGAAATTCTCGTAGATTGGAATGATGCCACCTATCCCGCCTTACTCCTGCAAACCTTCACTGAACCGATTTTTCAGCAACCTACCTTTTTCTTTGAACTCATCGAACGCCGTTCGGTTCAAGTTCAGGGACAGTCTATCACCGCCCAAGGCTTTGGAGAAGGGAACTTTCAAGCCCTCTTTGAAGCCGTCGAACAACAACAACTACAACGAAAGGGCGATCGTTAA
- a CDS encoding Uma2 family endonuclease, which yields MLTQLQSDSPQQLLLQGVSWQKYEQFLQLLGDEFPNLRLKYLEGQLQLVSPSRNHELIKRNLARLIEVYLEETRIPFWGLGSTTFRRESNSRGIEPDECYCFHEEKPYPDLALEVVITSGGIDSLAIYEGLGVPEVWFWQRGQLEIYVLSESRYQKRDRSAQLPDLPISQLTQQVTSSNPLEAVLAFRQGLRGEDSR from the coding sequence ATGCTCACTCAACTACAGTCAGACAGTCCTCAACAGCTTCTTCTACAAGGGGTCAGTTGGCAAAAATATGAGCAATTCCTGCAATTACTCGGTGATGAATTTCCCAATTTGCGCCTAAAGTACCTAGAGGGTCAATTACAACTGGTGTCTCCGAGTCGTAATCATGAACTCATCAAGCGCAACCTGGCGCGACTCATCGAGGTATATCTCGAAGAAACGCGAATTCCTTTCTGGGGATTGGGGTCAACAACCTTTCGCCGAGAATCCAACAGCCGAGGGATTGAACCCGATGAGTGTTACTGTTTCCATGAGGAAAAACCCTATCCTGACCTGGCTCTAGAAGTTGTCATTACGTCAGGTGGAATTGATAGTCTGGCTATCTATGAAGGGTTAGGAGTTCCTGAAGTTTGGTTTTGGCAACGGGGTCAATTAGAAATTTACGTCTTGAGCGAGTCTCGGTATCAGAAACGTGACAGAAGCGCCCAACTCCCTGATTTACCCATCTCCCAATTGACCCAACAGGTAACATCCTCGAATCCCCTAGAGGCGGTCTTAGCATTTCGCCAAGGTCTGCGGGGAGAAGATTCACGATGA